In one Grus americana isolate bGruAme1 chromosome 1, bGruAme1.mat, whole genome shotgun sequence genomic region, the following are encoded:
- the CLSTN3 gene encoding calsyntenin-3, giving the protein MGDPRPRAAVLLPLLCLCAALPGSASNKANKHKPWIEAEYQGIIMENDNTVLLNPPLFALDKDAPLRYAGEICGFRIHGAGVPFEAVILDKATGEGLIRAKEPVDCEAHKEHTFTIQAYDCGEGPDGTNTKKSHKATVHVRVNDVNEFAPVFVEKLYRVAVTEGKLYDRILRVEAIDRDCSPQYSQICYYEILTPNIPFLIDNDGNIENTEKLQYSGDRLYKFTVTAYDCGKKRASDDAEVEIQVKPTCKPSWQGWNKRIEYTPGAGSLALFPSIHLETCDEPLWNIQATVELQTNHVAKGCDRDNYSEKSLRKLCGAASGEIDLLPVPSPTANWTARLSVHYSQDSSLIYWFNGSQAAQVPVVNGPNAHEGLSDHFTLSVWMKHAVVPGKGRREEETVICSTVQSEDGYSHYSLAVHGCRIAFLYWPLLESARPVKFLWKLEQVCDDEWHHYALNLEFPTVTLYVDGVSYDPALIHDNGLIHPPRQEPSLMIGACWTEEKNKEKTKGSENSTDTVQGDPLLIHHYFHGYLAGFTVRPGSLESREVIECLYACREGLDYSDFDSLGKGMKVHVNPSQSLLTLEGDDVETFNHAIQHVAYMNSLRFATPGVRPLRLTTTVKCFSEESCVSIPDVEGYVVVLQPDAPQILLSGNAHFAHPASDFEAPDGVPLFPNLQITCSISHQVEAKKDENWHGTVTDTRMSDEIVHNLDGCEISLVGDDLDPEREYLLLHGALLQQRGLELVNTSAYLTITGVESIAVYEEILRQVSYHISHGAALYERKFHLSCTEMNGRYSSNEFTVEVNVLHNTNRAAHPNHILSSQQFMHRGHHLPPELSGHSLASTHNNPMVPSAATVIIVVCVGFLALMVILGILRIHSLHRRGVGQEVPGAAEGGHTSTGGKESDMFWDDSALTIIVNPMESYQSCQERAAESSEGRTGDGMEDEDDSTDSETPDSPDSNDMDDRHIIGKSDSSHRY; this is encoded by the exons ATGGGCGACCCTCGGCCCCGCGCCGCcgtcctcctccctctcctctgcctctgcgCCGCGCTGCCCGGCAGCGCCTCCAACAAAG CAAACAAGCACAAACCCTGGATTGAAGCTGAGTATCAGGGCATCATCATGGAGAATGACAACACAGTCCTGCTCAACCCACCGCTATTTGCACTGGACAAAGATGCTCCACTACGCTATGCAG GTGAAATCTGTGGCTTCAGGATCCATGGGGCAGGGGTACCTTTTGAAGCTGTGATCCTGGACAAAGCTACAGGTGAGGGGCTGATCCGAGCCAAGGAACCAGTGGATTGTGAAGCACATAAGGAGCACACATTCACCATCCAGGCTTATGACTGTGGAGAGGGACCTGATGGAACAAATACCAAGAAATCACACAA GGCCACAGTGCACGTTCGAGTAAATGATGTGAATGAGTTTGCTCCTGTCTTTGTGGAAAAGTTGTATCGTGTGGCAGTGACTGAGGGAAAGCTGTATGACCGCATCTTGCGTGTGGAGGCCATTGACAGAGACTGCTCACCACAGTACAGCCAGATCTGCTACTATGAGATCCTGACCCCCAATATTCCCTTTCTGATTGACAATGATG GGAACATTGAGAACACGGAGAAGCTGCAGTACAGTGGAGATCGTCTCTACAAATTCACAGTGACAGCCTATGATTGTGGAAAAAAGCGGGCTTCTGATGATGCTGAAGTTGAAATCCAGGTGAAACCCACCTGCAAGCCCAGCTGGCAGG GGTGGAACAAGAGGATTGAGTACACCCCTGGTGCAGGCAGCCTTGCGCTCTTCCCCAGCATTCACCTGGAGACCTGCGATGAGCCCCTGTGGAACATCCAGGCCACGGTGGAGCTGCAGACAAACCATGTGGCCAAGGGCTGTGACCGGGATAACTACTCCGAGAAGTCACTACGCAAACTTTGCG GTGCTGCCTCAGGAGAGATTGACCTGCTGCCAGTGCCTAGTCCCACGGCAAACTGGACCGCGCGGCTCTCTGTGCACtacagccaggacagcagccTCATCTACTGGTTCAATGGCAGCCAGGCTGCTCAGGTGCCAGTGGTGAATGGGCCGAATGCCCATGAGGGGCTGAGTGACCACTTCACCCTGTCCGTATGGATGAAGCATGCCGTGGTGCCTGGCAAAGGCAGGCGGGAAGAGGAGACGGTGATCTGCAGTACAGTGCAGAGTG AGGATGGCTATTCGCATTACTCTCTGGCTGTGCACGGCTGCCGGATTGCTTTCCTCTACTGGCCATTGCTGGAAAGTGCCAGGCCTGTGAAATTCCTCTGGAAGCTCGAGCAG GTCTGCGATGACGAATGGCACCACTATGCCCTCAACCTGGAGTTTCCCACTGTCACGCTCTATGTGGATGGCGTCTCTTATGACCCTGCCCTCATCCACGACAATGGCCTCATTCACCCCCCACGGCAGGAACCCTCGCTCATGATTGGAGCCTGCTGGACCG aggagaaaaacaaagagaaaaccaaaggaaGCGAGAATTCCACTGATACTGTACAAG GAGATCCTCTGTTGATACACCACTACTTCCATGGTTACTTGGCTGGCTTCACTGTACGCCCTGGTAGCTTGGAGAGCCGGGAGGTTATTGAATGCCTGTATGCCTGCCGTGAGGGGCTTGATTACAGTGACTTCGACAGTCTGGGCAAAGGGATGAAG GTTCATGTGAACCCCTCTCAGTCCCTGCTCACCTTGGAGGGTGATGATGTGGAAACCTTCAACCATGCAATCCAGCATGTGGCTTACATGAATTCACTGCGCTTTGCTACCCCTGGGGTCCGGCCACTCAGACTCACCACTACTGTCAA ATGTTTCAGTGAAGAGTCCTGTGTCTCCATTCCTGATGTGGAAGGTTATGTTGTGGTGCTACAGCCTGATGCCCCCCAGATCTTGTTGAGTGGCAATGCCCACTTTGCTCATCCTGCATCAGACTTTGAGGCTCCTGATGGAGTCCCCCTGTTCCCCAACCTCCAGATCACCTGCTCTATTTCTCACCAGGTGGAGGCCAAGAAGGATGAGAATTGGCATGGTACCG TGACAGACACACGAATGTCAGATGAGATTGTGCACAACCTGGATGGCTGCGAGATCTCATTGGTGGGAGATGATTTGGACCCAGAGAGGGAGTATCTGCTCCTGCATGgggcactgctgcagcagcgGGGCTTAGAGCTTGTTAACACCTCTGCCTACCTGACCATCACAG GCGTGGAGAGCATTGCAGTTTACGAGGAAATACTACGCCAGGTCTCATACCACATCAGCCATGGGGCTGCCCTTTATGAAAGGAAGTTTCACCTGTCCTGCACTGAGATGAATGGACGCTACTCCAGCAATGAGTTTACTGTTGAG GTGAATGTCCTCCACAACACAAACCGAGCCGCTCATCCTAACCATATTCTGAGTTCCCAGCAGTTCATGCACCGAGGTCATCATTTACCCCCAGAGCTATCTGGACACAGTTTGGCAAGCACCCATAACAACCCAA TGGTCCCCAGCGCTGCCACTGTCATCATTGTGGTGTGTGTGGGCTTCCTGGCACTCATGGTGATCCTTGGCATCCTGCGCATCCACTCCCTGCACCGGCGGGGAGTGGGGCAAGAGGTCCCTGGGGCTGCTGAAGGGGGGCATACGAGCACTGGGGGCAAAGAGAGCGACATGTTCTGGGACGACTCAGCCCTCACCATCATAGTCAACCCCATGGAG TCCTAccagagctgccaggagagggcagcagaaagcagcGAGGGCAGAACTGGCGACGGCATGGAGGATGAAGATGACAGCACTGACTCGGAGACACCCGACTCCCCAGACAGCAATGACATGGATGACCGACACATCATCGGCAAAAGCGACAGCTCTCACCGCTACTAG
- the LOC129195445 gene encoding solute carrier family 25 member 36-like, with the protein MPQHSTLLHLLAGGCGGTAGAILTCPLEVVKTRLQSSQLTLRPLCLSEIQLPGMSVRLMNPTPPSPGVLKLLRAILEKEGMRSLFRGLGPNLVGVAPSRAIYFAAYSGVKERLNAVLVPESKKVHMLSAACAGITSATLTNPIWLVKTRMQLEARVKGEMASNALQCAMHVYRTEGFRGFYRGITASYAGVSETIIHFVIYEALKQRLRNSHHSLSPPLTLSPNSHDFFGLMGAAAVSKTCASCIAYPHEVIRTRLREEGSRYRSFIQTLQLVVHEEGPLALYRGLLAHLIRQIPNTAIMMATYELIVHLASSTL; encoded by the exons ATGCCGCAGCACAGCACCCTGCTCCACCTGCTCGCCGGAGG ATGTGGTGGCACAGCTGGAGCCATCCTGACCTGTCCCCTGGAAGTGGTGAAGACACGTCTGCAGTCATCCCAGTTGACACTGCGGCCTCTGTGCCTCTCGGAGATACAGCTGCCAGGGATGAGTGTGAGGCTGATGAACCCCACCCCACCATCTCCTGGAGTGCTGAAGTTGCTGAG GGCCATCCTTGAGAAGGAAGGCATGCGATCCCTATTCCGAGGTCTGGGTCCAAACCTTGTTGGGGTTGCTCCTTCCCG GGCTATATATTTTGCTGCCTATTCTGGTGTTAAGGAGAGGCTCAATGCTGTCCTTGTACCAGAGTCCAAGAAAGTACACATGCTATCAGCAGCCTGTGCAG gcatTACCTCTGCCACACTCACCAACCCTATCTGGTTAGTGAAAACCAGGatgcagctggaggccag GGTGAAGGGGGAGATGGCCAGCAATGCTCTCCAATGTGCCATGCATGTGTACCGTACTGAAGGCTTTCGTGGATTTTACCGTGGTATCACTGCTTCCTATGCTGGAGTGTCAGAGACCATCATACACTTTGTCATCTATGAAGCACTGAAACAGcggctgagaaacagccatcATTCCCTTTCCCCACCACTCACGCTTTCCCCAAACAGCCACGATTTCTTTGGACTaatgggagctgctgctgtttccaaaaCATGTGCTTCATGCATTGCATATCCACATG AGGTCATTCGGACACGGTTGCGAGAAGAAGGCTCACGATACCGTTCCTTTATACAGACTCTGCAGCTTGTGGTCCACGAAGAGGGACCCTTGGCTTTATACCGAGGGCTCCTGGCTCACTTGATTCGCCAGATCCCAAACACAGCTATCATGATGGCTACCTATGAACTCATCGTACATTTAGCCTCTTCCACCTTGTAA